A single window of Nicotiana sylvestris chromosome 3, ASM39365v2, whole genome shotgun sequence DNA harbors:
- the LOC104220708 gene encoding aquaporin SIP1-2-like, whose translation MGVIKVAIADGALTFLWVLCSSCIGVSTYFVATTFGVVNEMGSLFITTLVVFLMFLVFGFLGDALGGAGFNPTGNAAFYAAGLGDDSLVSAAVRCPAQVAGAVAGSLAIMELMPKQYHHMLDGPALKVDVQAGAIAEGVLTFIITFMVFVIFLRGPKSALLKNWLLTMVTVPLVVAGSKYTGPSMNPANAFGWAYLSNAHNTWEHFYVYWVSPFIGAILAAWIFRALFPPPVKQKPRKQKRN comes from the exons ATGGGTGTGATTAAAGTAGCAATTGCTGATGGGGCGTTAACTTTTTTATGGGTTTTATGCTCTTCTTGTATTGGGGTTTCTACTTACTTTGTAGCTACTACTTTTGGTGTTGTCAATGAAATGGGCAGCCTCTTCATCACTACCCTTGTTGTTTTTCTTATGTTCTTGGTTTTTGGATTTCTGGGTGATGCATTGGGTGGTGCTGGTTTCAATCCAACCGGCAATGCCGCCTTTTATGCAGCTGGTCTTGGTGACGATTCTCTTGTCTCAGCCGCCGTTCGTTGTCCTGCTCAG GTAGCAGGTGCAGTTGCTGGTTCGCTTGCAATAATGGAGCTTATGCCTAAGCAGTATCACCACATGCTTGATGGGCCTGCTTTGAAGGTGGACGTACAAGCTGGAGCTATTGCGGAGGGTGTCTTGACCTTCATAATCACATTCATGGTCTTTGTCATTTTCCTTAGGGGTCCAAAAAGTGCACTTCTGAAGAATTGGTTGCTCACTATGGTAACTGTCCCTTTGGTGGTTGCAGGTTCAAAGTACACTGGACCTTCTATGAATCCAGCCAAT GCATTTGGCTGGGCGTACTTGAGCAATGCACACAACACATGGGAGCACTTTTATGTTTATTGGGTCAGTCCCTTCATAGGAGCAATATTAGCTGCATGGATTTTTCGAGCTCTATTTCCGCCTCCAGTAAAGCAGAAGCCTCGGAAGCAAAAACGAAACTGA